From Astyanax mexicanus isolate ESR-SI-001 chromosome 11, AstMex3_surface, whole genome shotgun sequence, the proteins below share one genomic window:
- the si:dkey-91i10.2 gene encoding uncharacterized protein si:dkey-91i10.2, with the protein MPDVKALPCEYSPAGSPAGSSMDLEPCLSELPDPLSVLSSPLSGFPHHGTPPYTSLDSPAGRCPPGCNNNNSLLSNLGLRYCSTSSVQPMKHPETQAGLLSHGCMNSSSNRLYRSLENLHWNSVPDRSMYGYRSVESEFILHCTSSSQWYDGPPQGSHVYNMMNSPESMPFYPRRGLVRKDLPLFPQWLFPAMEDWGMNGNGRKGLRDKLRLQSTRVAEPHKPLRPQPLPNNISHSYYDPDVALHHGRPSSPGLANNQRDLCARRITSPEEIKQEVMRRLQLRRQRSTPNLSLSSAQEGNLSKSLTSEPVNGTAQSTPERKRPPKGRLHIPTFEEFKRMRQRESVQGPVPSTPPPGGRTSEGQYKEGSIGEKAQAVKDKSQTGVKTVTEIGQSCIITEDATQPRGSGEQELTEGSCSSEVADGPICTGPVPRSPLHSQNTAATARQAQAEEATSSAAPDAGLIPFPPRRDGAEGASSCCPAIPFNGTGLSSYGAKIYKMKEDLLGSALDLIKKSCSADTSTEASVRLSHDRDDGTDIITPQPSRQSAQVAMPTPACGEEACTEEEPAECVSGTGCRRSSSDAAYELAESVRAQRECRLRPHYSDPMPADAAKRKQLEMKIAAAARLHSQRRDRESGGCTTRGRSEPRGEGRSGGLGVNRTGQHRWSTVSSLSADSGVVGLSDEREEEEEPRRARRSAGAEVERVDSGIGPGLAKGWKRPSASLKAWDAHRPCPDCGDREGARGEAMCERCSKLRTERKEAILEFLNTESSYGEDLRIIKEEFYCPMQSAGLLTAEQLTVVFSNVQELIDVNDRFTEHLQDSIDQAFDQGDEDLLTVCIGEIFLEFVNMLPAFQTYCLQQSASVNMLNTLEKEKELLRIFLDVSQNDNTALRRMNLRSFLMAPLQRVTKYPLLLSRISKATNESHPDHTRLREAKSRVESHLEHINMKTKQEGTATWSLRSFRRDSRKNREVINIEMREMSMKTVGWARESTRFIMEGPLQLSQPADGQWVKKGSKSLKFQNVQSLLMVRTYRNTDGAPADGVKGEQQEVFDLVRDGVLVLIKDKSSGKFTVLREPIRLANCVVSSDPDCDDTFEVLDIRREAFVFRASDKPRTQQWFRQIKRYACDLGIWRKRRNALPNIMINTTQSRS; encoded by the exons ATGCCGGACGTGAAGGCTCTGCCATGTGAGTACTCCCCAGCAGGTTCCCCTGCTGGCTCCAGCATGGACCTGGAGCCCTGCCTCAGCGAGCTGCCGGACCCTCTCTCTGTCCTCAGCTCCCCGTTATCTGGCTTTCCCCATCACGGTACCCCTCCCTACACCTCTCTGGATTCTCCGGCAGGCCGTTGTCCTCCAGgatgcaacaacaacaacagccttCTCAGCAACCTAGGGCTCAGGTACTGCTCTACCAGCAGCGTGCAACCAATGAAACATCCCGAAACTCAAGCAGGGCTCTTGTCTCATGGCTGCATGAATTCCAGCAGCAACCGGCTGTACCGCAGTCTGGAGAACCTGCACTGGAATTCAGTACCTGACCGAAGCATGTATGGCTACAGAAGTGTAGAAAGTGAGTTTATCCTCCACTGCACCTCCAGCAGTCAGTGGTATGATGGGCCTCCTCAGGGATCACATGTATACAACATGATGAACTCCCCTGAGAGCATGCCGTTCTACCCTCGGAGAGGCCTGGTGAGGAAGGACTTGCCTCTGTTCCCTCAGTGGCTGTTTCCTGCCATGGAGGACTGGGGCATGAATGGAAATGGCAGAAAAGGCCTGCGAGATAAGCTCCGTCTGCAAAGTACTCGTGTTGCTGAGCCACACAAGCCCCTTCGGCCTCAGCCTTTGCCCAACAACATCTCGCATTCTTATTACGATCCGGATGTGGCCTTGCACCATGGTCGGCCCTCCTCCCCAGGGTTGGCAAACAACCAGAGAGACTTGTGTGCCCGTCGCATCACCAGCCCAGAGGAGATCAAGCAAGAGGTTATGCGGCGTCTGCAGCTGCGTAGGCAGAGAAGCACTCCTAACCTGTCTCTGAGCTCGGCTCAGGAGGGTAACCTCAGCAAGTCTCTTACCTCTGAGCCGGTTAACGGCACTGCCCAATCAACTCCAGAGAGGAAAAGGCCTCCAAAAGGGCGTCTGCATATCCCAACATTCGAAGAGTTCAAGAGGATGAGGCAAAGAGAAAGCGTACAAGGACCGGTGCCTTCGACACCCCCACCTGGTGGACGAACATCTGAAGGACAGTACAAAGAGGGAAGCATTGGAGAGAAAGCACAGGCAGTGAAAGACAAATCACAGACAGGGGTTAAGACTGTAACAGAAATCGGGCAAAGCTGCATCATCACTGAAGATGCAACGCAACCAAGGGGATCCGGTGAACAGGAACTGACAGAGGGCAGTTGTTCTTCAGAAGTCGCAGATGGACCCATCTGTACAGGCCCTGTGCCTCGCTCTCCTCTGCACTCCCAGAACACTGCTGCCACCGCAAGACAAGCACAGGCAGAGGAAGCAACAAGCTCTGCGGCTCCAGATGCAGGACTTATCCCCTTTCCTCCCCGCAGGGACGGTGCTGAGGGGGCTTCCAGCTGCTGTCCTGCCATCCCATTTAATGGGACAGGCCTCTCTAGCTATGGAGCCAAGATCTACAAGATGAAGGAAGACCTCCTTGGATCGGCCCTAGATCTCATTAAGAAGAG CTGCAGTGCAGACACCAGCACCGAAGCCTCCGTCAGGCTGTCACATGACCGGGACGACGGCACTGACATCATCACTCCCCAGCCCAGCCGTCAATCTGCCCAGGTTGCCATGCCAACGCCGGCCTGCGGAGAAGAGGCTTGCACCGAAGAAGAGCCAGCAGAATGC GTCTCAGGGACGGGATGCCGGCGCTCCAGCTCGGACGCAGCCTATGAACTGGCCGAATCGGTGAGGGCCCAGCGCGAGTGTCGTCTGCGGCCCCACTACAGCGACCCCATGCCTGCTGATGCTGCCAAGCGCAAGCAGCTGGAGATGAAGATCGCTGCGGCTGCACGGCTTCACAGTCAGCGCAGGGACAGAGAGAGTG GCGGATGCACAACCCGGGGGCGCTCTGAGCCCAGAGGGGAGGGCCGGAGTGGAGGGCTGGGTGTAAATCGCACAGGGCAGCACCGCTGGAGTACGGTCAGCAGTCTGAGTGCGGACAGTGGTGTGGTGGGTCTAAGTGACGAgcgggaggaagaggaggagccaCGCCGGGCCCGTCGCAGTGCTGGGGCGGAGGTGGAGCGAGTGGACAGTGGCATTGGTCCCGGGCTGGCCAAAGGCTGGAAGAGACCCTCTGCGTCTCTGAAGGCCTGGGACGCCCACCGGCCGTGCCCTGACTGCGGGGACAGAGAGGGTGCTCGGGGAGAGGCTATGTGTGAACGCTGTTCAAAACTCCGGACTGAGCGCAAAGAGGCCATTCTGGAGTTTCTGAACACAGAGTCCAGCTACGGGGAGGACCTGCGCATCATTAAAGAGGAGTTCTACTGCCCCATGCAGAGTGCAGGGCTGCTCACGGCCGAACAGCTCACTGTGGTCTTCAGCAACGTGCAGGAGCTTATTGATGTGAATGACAGGTTCACAGAGCACCTGCAGGACAGCATTGACCAGGCTTTTGATCAG gGAGATGAAGATCTGCTAACTGTATGCATCGGAGAAATCTTCTTGGAGTTTGTGAACATGCTGCCAGCCTTCCAGACCTACTGCTTACAGCAATCTGCATCTGTAAACATGCTCAACACTCTGGAGAAGGAAAAAGAGCTGCTGAG GATATTCCTTGATGTGTCGCAGAACGACAACACGGCTCTGCGGCGGATGAACCTACGCTCGTTTCTCATGGCTCCGCTTCAGCGCGTCACCAAGTACCCGCTGCTGCTGAGCCGCATCAGCAAAGCCACAAACGAGAGTCACCCCGACCACACTCGCCTCAGGGAGGCCAAGAGTCGTGTGGAGTCGCACCTGGAGCACATTAACATGAAGACCAAGCAGGAGGGCACGGCCACGTGGTCCCTGCGCTCCTTCCGCCGCGACAGCCGCAAGAACCGCGAGGTCATCAACATCGAGATGAGAGAGATGTCTATGAAGACTGTGGGCTGGGCTAGAGAGAGCACACGCTTCATCATGGAGGGCCCTCTGCAGCTCTCACAGCCTGCAGACGGCCAGTGGGTGAAGAAAGGGAGCAAGTCCCTGAAGTTCCAGAACGTTCAGAGTTTGCTGATGGTGCGCACGTATCGAAACACGGACGGAGCTCCAGCAGACGGGGTTAAAGGGGAGCAACAAGAGGTCTTCGACCTGGTGCGAGACGGCGTGCTGGTGCTGATTAAAGATAAAAGTAGCGGGAAGTTCACTGTGTTGCGAGAGCCCATCCGCCTGGCCAACTGCGTAGTGTCATCCGACCCTGACTGTGACGACACCTTTGAGGTGCTGGACATCCGCCGTGAGGCCTTCGTTTTCCGTGCCTCTGACAAACCACGTACGCAGCAGTGGTTTCGTCAGATCAAGAGGTATGCCTGTGATCTGGGAATCTGGAGAAAAAGACGCAACGCCCTTCCTAATATTATGATCAACACAACTCAGAGCCGCTCCTGA